A window from Garra rufa chromosome 14, GarRuf1.0, whole genome shotgun sequence encodes these proteins:
- the mmp13b gene encoding collagenase 3: MELTAVVLLVIAAHALAKPVPTEEKDKTLLAEKYLRKFYGMPVGLQGKGKTSDLMHQKIREMQTFFKLEVTGKLDDNTLEIMEMARCGVPDVAEYNHFPRDLKWKTTNVTFRILNYTPDLKKAEVDRAVRNAFNTWSRVTPLRFKKLYEGNADIMISFGAKEHGDFNPFDGPDGLLAHAYPPGVGIGGDTHFDEDETWTKDFHAFNLYLVATHEFGHALGMAHSSDPGSLMYPVYSYDKGYPLSEDDIKGIQSLYGENPDHGKVKPKPDAPTKCDPELSFDAVTELRGETIIFKDRFYWRLHPQMPEPEQTLIKNTWPEIPNQVDAAYENPQKDIVIIFSGIRMWALNGYTLVDGYPKYIHTLGLPKTVRKIDAAVNIRDTGKTLLFVDEEYWSYDEEKGTMDRGYPRSIEKDFPGIGDEVDAAAYHYGYLYFYHEHLQFEYSLSSRKVMRIMRANSILNC; the protein is encoded by the exons ATGGAGCTCACAGCTGTGGTTTTGTTGGTGATTGCTGCACATGCTTTAGCAAAACCTGTCCCAACTGAGGAGAAAGACAAGACGTTATTAGCTGAG AAGTATCTTCGGAAGTTCTATGGCATGCCGGTTGGTCTCCAGGGAAAAGGAAAAACGTCTGATCTCATGCACCAGAAGATTCGAGAGATGCAAACGTTCTTCAAGCTGGAAGTGACAGGAAAGCTAGACGACAACACTTTGGAGATCATGGAAATGGCTCGCTGTGGAGTTCCAGATGTGGCCGAATATAACCACTTTCCCCGAGACCTCAAATGGAAAACCACAAATGTGACTTTCAG GATTTTGAActacactcctgacctgaagaagGCAGAGGTGGACAGAGCCGTTCGAAATGCTTTTAACACCTGGAGCAGGGTGACTCCACTGAGGTTTAAGAAACTGTATGAGGGGAATGCAGATATCATGATCAGCTTTGGAGCAAAAG AACATGGAGACTTTAACCCGTTTGATGGACCTGATGGGCTTCTTGCTCATGCATATCCACCTGGAGTTGGCATTGGTGGTGATACACACTTTGATGAGGATGAGACATGGACCAAAGACTTTCACG CATTCAATCTCTACTTGGTTGCGACTCATGAGTTCGGTCATGCTCTCGGCATGGCCCATTCCTCTGATCCAGGTTCACTGATGTACCCTGTGTACTCCTACGACAAGGGTTACCCTCTGTCTGAGGATGACATTAAGGGAATCCAGTCTCTCTATG GTGAAAACCCAGACCACGGAAAAGTCAAGCCTAAACCAGATGCTCCAACTAAGTGTGACCCTGAACTGAGTTTTGATGCCGTCACTGAACTCCGTGGAGAGACAATCATTTTCAAAGACAG GTTTTACTGGCGGCTGCATCCACAAATGCCTGAACCTGAACAAACTCTCATTAAAAACACCTGGCCTGAAATACCAAACCAAGTAGATGCTGCCTATGAGAACCCACAGAAAGATATTGTCATCATATTCAGCG GTATCCGAATGTGGGCTCTCAATGGCTACACACTGGTGGATGGCTATCCTAAATACATCCACACGCTGGGTCTCCCAAAGACTGTCCGCAAAATAGATGCAGCAGTGAACATCCGAGACACGGGCAAGACTCTGCTTTTTGTAGATGAAGAATACTGGAG TTATGATGAGGAGAAAGGCACAATGGACCGTGGATACCCACGATCCATTGAGAAGGACTTTCCTGGAATAGGAGACGAAGTGGATGCTGCTGCATATCATTATG GATATTTGTACTTCTATCATGAGCACCTGCAGTTTGAATACAGTTTAAGCTCTCGTAAAGTCATGCGCATCATGAGGGCCAACTCCATACTCAACTGTTGA